In a genomic window of Sporosarcina trichiuri:
- the yfmF gene encoding EF-P 5-aminopentanol modification-associated protein YfmF, whose translation MFNKTILQPGVTLYTRPTAQFKTISLSIKFTAPLTEENAGARTVLANVLEDSTAHYPTRTKLRQALEELYGAVFYTDTGKRGNQHSLMVFAESVNDEYLNNPDGPVFEQLLSLVKESLFEPNLTDGAFSETIVEREKQSVADRIRSVYNDKTRYANKRMLELIRPGEPASLSANGSEEAVLAVTAETLRQTYDSMLNNDSIDIYVLGDIDEQQMIEQVKDLFSFPAGDRQTVQPAGHEHSGETPPKHIREKQDMKQGKLNMAYSTPVDFRHPDYPKMQMANGVLGGFAHSKLFVNVREKESLAYYCSSSYSSQYGLLYIMSGIDAEEEEKTARLIGEQIEAMKQGKISDLEMRQTLALLSNSIRSAFDSAKGQIDIYDQYKQLDENFRADHLIAKWEQVTKEDVQQMAGQLTKEITYLLSGREALEDE comes from the coding sequence ATGTTCAACAAAACTATTCTGCAGCCCGGTGTCACTCTTTATACACGCCCGACTGCTCAGTTCAAAACCATCAGTCTCTCCATCAAATTCACGGCGCCTCTGACAGAGGAGAACGCGGGAGCCCGTACGGTGCTTGCGAATGTCCTGGAAGACTCGACTGCCCATTATCCGACCCGCACGAAACTGCGCCAGGCTCTCGAAGAGCTGTATGGTGCGGTATTCTACACGGACACGGGCAAGCGGGGGAACCAACACAGCCTGATGGTGTTTGCGGAAAGTGTCAACGATGAGTATCTGAACAATCCGGATGGCCCGGTGTTCGAGCAGCTGCTGTCTCTGGTCAAGGAGAGCCTGTTCGAGCCGAACCTCACAGACGGAGCGTTCAGTGAAACGATCGTCGAACGTGAGAAACAATCGGTGGCGGATCGGATCCGCTCCGTCTACAACGACAAGACTCGCTACGCCAACAAGCGGATGCTCGAACTGATCCGCCCGGGCGAACCGGCATCCCTCTCCGCGAACGGATCGGAGGAGGCTGTACTGGCCGTGACGGCAGAAACTCTCAGACAGACATACGACAGCATGCTGAACAACGACTCGATCGATATCTACGTGCTCGGCGATATCGATGAGCAGCAGATGATCGAACAGGTGAAAGACCTGTTCAGCTTCCCGGCGGGAGACCGTCAAACGGTCCAGCCGGCCGGTCATGAGCATTCCGGGGAGACCCCGCCGAAACATATCCGCGAGAAACAGGACATGAAACAGGGGAAACTCAACATGGCTTACAGCACGCCGGTCGACTTCCGCCATCCCGATTATCCGAAAATGCAGATGGCCAACGGAGTCCTCGGCGGATTTGCGCACAGCAAGCTGTTCGTCAATGTTCGTGAAAAAGAGAGTCTGGCCTACTACTGCTCCAGCTCCTATTCATCCCAGTATGGTCTGCTGTATATCATGTCGGGAATCGATGCGGAAGAAGAGGAAAAAACGGCAAGATTGATCGGTGAGCAGATCGAAGCCATGAAACAAGGGAAGATCTCGGATCTGGAAATGAGGCAGACGCTCGCACTGCTGTCGAACAGTATACGCAGCGCATTCGACTCGGCAAAAGGCCAGATCGATATTTACGACCAATATAAACAGCTGGACGAAAACTTCCGCGCTGATCACCTGATTGCGAAGTGGGAACAGGTGACGAAGGAAGACGTCCAGCAGATGGCGGGACAGCTTACGAAAGAGATCACGTATCTTCTTTCCGGACGGGAGGCACTCGAAGATGAATGA
- a CDS encoding ABC transporter permease has product MSNRIINLLVPVISIILGLLVGAVVMLVSGYDPVAGYAALWNGIFGDSYAIGETIRQISPYILAGLAVAFAFRTGLFNIGVEGQLIVGWFAAAYVGMAFELPKVIHLPLALLAAAAAGAIWGLIPGLLKATLKVHEVIVTIMMNYIALHIVNALIKTISGGGFKLDKIQDTASLRSDFLSELTDFSTLHYGIFVALFMVFIMWFILERMKLGYELKSVGFNENAAQYAGMNVKKNIILAMVISGAFAGLGGAMEALGTFGNISSRAGFTGIGFDGIAVALLGANTPLGVIFGASLFGSLKYGANNMPNAANIPIEIVSIVIALIIFFVASGYIIRVGLLRLSKKKEAK; this is encoded by the coding sequence ATGTCTAATCGTATTATCAATCTGCTCGTTCCGGTAATCTCGATCATCCTCGGATTGCTTGTAGGAGCTGTTGTCATGCTGGTCAGCGGATATGATCCCGTGGCAGGCTATGCTGCGTTATGGAACGGCATTTTCGGAGATTCCTATGCGATCGGTGAAACGATCCGCCAGATCAGCCCGTACATACTTGCGGGACTTGCTGTCGCATTTGCATTCCGCACCGGCCTGTTCAATATCGGTGTGGAAGGACAGCTCATCGTCGGCTGGTTCGCGGCTGCCTACGTCGGAATGGCGTTCGAACTGCCGAAAGTCATCCACTTGCCGCTTGCACTCCTGGCAGCAGCTGCTGCCGGTGCAATCTGGGGACTCATCCCGGGACTTCTGAAAGCGACACTCAAAGTCCACGAAGTTATCGTCACGATCATGATGAACTACATTGCCCTTCATATCGTCAATGCGCTCATCAAGACGATTTCAGGCGGCGGCTTCAAGCTGGATAAAATCCAGGATACGGCATCACTGCGATCGGATTTCCTATCGGAGCTGACGGATTTCTCGACACTCCACTATGGTATTTTCGTTGCACTGTTCATGGTGTTCATCATGTGGTTCATCCTCGAGCGCATGAAGCTCGGTTATGAGCTCAAGTCCGTAGGGTTCAATGAGAACGCTGCACAGTATGCCGGTATGAACGTGAAGAAGAACATCATCCTGGCAATGGTCATTTCAGGGGCGTTCGCCGGACTTGGCGGCGCTATGGAAGCACTCGGAACGTTCGGAAATATTTCGTCCCGTGCCGGTTTCACCGGAATCGGATTCGATGGGATCGCCGTTGCGCTCCTTGGTGCCAATACACCGCTTGGCGTAATATTCGGTGCCAGCTTGTTCGGTTCCCTCAAATACGGTGCGAACAACATGCCGAATGCCGCCAATATCCCGATTGAAATCGTTTCGATTGTCATTGCGTTAATCATATTCTTTGTAGCATCAGGCTATATCATCCGGGTCGGCTTGCTGCGACTGAGCAAGAAAAAGGAGGCGAAGTGA
- a CDS encoding ABC transporter permease encodes MSTLLNVLYIIVPLSIAYAAPLIFTAIGGVFSERSGVINIGLEGLMVMGAFVGIVFNLFFADTFGAWTPWVSILAAMLVSAIFSLMHAVASITFRADQVVSGVAINLLGIAIALFSVKMIYGKGQTDFIQEKIARFNIPFLKDIPVLGPMFFKSVYGSSILAISIAVLAWFIIYKTPFGLRLRSVGEHPMAADTMGIKVNRIRYIAVIISGGLAGMGGAVYAQTMTNDFGHATINGQGFMALAAMIFGKWHPIGAMGAAIFFGFAQALAINSSSLPFMENVPSFVLYILPYVLTIVALAGFIGRANGPKALGDPYVKGSR; translated from the coding sequence ATGAGTACGCTCCTTAATGTATTGTATATAATCGTACCTTTGTCGATTGCGTATGCAGCCCCCCTCATCTTCACAGCGATTGGCGGAGTGTTCTCCGAACGCTCCGGTGTCATCAATATCGGGCTGGAAGGTCTTATGGTCATGGGTGCGTTCGTCGGTATCGTATTCAACTTGTTCTTCGCCGATACATTCGGCGCCTGGACACCGTGGGTTTCGATTCTTGCAGCCATGCTGGTATCGGCGATCTTCTCGCTGATGCATGCGGTCGCTTCGATAACCTTCCGCGCCGACCAGGTCGTCTCAGGGGTGGCCATCAACCTGCTGGGGATCGCGATCGCCCTATTCTCGGTGAAGATGATCTACGGGAAAGGGCAGACGGATTTCATCCAGGAAAAGATCGCCCGCTTCAACATTCCCTTCTTGAAGGACATCCCTGTACTTGGTCCGATGTTCTTCAAGTCGGTATATGGTTCGTCGATCTTGGCAATCTCCATAGCGGTTCTCGCCTGGTTCATCATCTACAAAACGCCATTCGGCCTGCGTCTCCGTTCTGTCGGTGAGCATCCGATGGCAGCTGATACGATGGGGATCAAGGTCAACCGCATCCGTTACATCGCTGTCATCATCTCCGGCGGACTTGCCGGTATGGGCGGTGCCGTCTATGCCCAGACGATGACAAATGACTTCGGCCATGCGACTATCAACGGCCAGGGCTTCATGGCGCTGGCTGCGATGATCTTCGGAAAATGGCATCCGATCGGAGCAATGGGCGCTGCCATCTTCTTCGGCTTCGCACAGGCGCTGGCGATCAACTCCTCGTCGCTGCCGTTCATGGAAAACGTCCCATCGTTCGTGCTGTACATCCTGCCATATGTGCTGACAATCGTTGCACTGGCCGGATTCATCGGTCGGGCGAATGGTCCGAAAGCACTCGGTGATCCGTACGTCAAAGGGTCCCGTTGA
- a CDS encoding GntR family transcriptional regulator: MIKADQRHLYVQVIEHIKQNIEAGVFKENEKFPSEFELARTLGVSRATLREALRVLEEEKVIVRKHGVGTFLKPSPVFSSGIEELSSVSTMIRNAGMEPGTIFMEVTEAPAADDSIEKFGCAAEDSIVTIKRVRTADGEPVVYCIDQVKSGSLRNTSSELMKNSLFDALEQDGKIHIAQAIAHIEPVGYDQEASSILRCGVDVPLLVLLQKHYTDTGEMVLLSKNYFRADKFSFHVVRKRV; encoded by the coding sequence GTGATCAAGGCAGACCAGCGGCATCTGTATGTCCAAGTCATTGAGCACATCAAGCAGAACATCGAAGCCGGCGTTTTCAAGGAAAATGAGAAGTTCCCTTCTGAATTCGAGCTCGCCAGGACACTTGGTGTCAGCCGCGCGACGCTGCGTGAAGCACTGCGTGTCTTGGAAGAAGAGAAAGTGATTGTCCGCAAGCATGGTGTCGGTACATTCCTGAAACCAAGTCCAGTCTTCTCATCAGGGATCGAGGAATTATCCAGTGTGTCAACGATGATCCGCAATGCAGGCATGGAACCCGGCACGATTTTCATGGAAGTGACGGAAGCACCGGCTGCGGATGACAGCATTGAAAAGTTCGGTTGCGCTGCGGAGGATTCCATTGTTACAATTAAGAGGGTCCGCACAGCGGACGGGGAACCGGTCGTCTATTGTATCGATCAGGTTAAATCCGGCAGTTTACGGAATACTTCCTCTGAATTGATGAAAAATTCGCTTTTCGACGCGCTTGAACAAGATGGTAAGATCCATATCGCACAGGCTATTGCACATATTGAACCAGTGGGATATGATCAGGAAGCATCATCCATCCTGCGGTGCGGGGTCGATGTACCTCTTCTCGTCCTGTTGCAGAAGCACTACACAGACACTGGTGAAATGGTGCTTCTTTCGAAGAATTACTTCCGTGCTGATAAATTCAGCTTCCATGTAGTCCGGAAACGGGTATAA
- a CDS encoding ABC transporter ATP-binding protein → MEYVIEMLNIDKKFGNFYANKNITLQLEKGEIHALLGENGAGKSTLMNVLFGLYQPDGGQIKVNGKAVNITDPNVANDLGIGMVHQHFMLVENLTVTENIILGSEPTKGGRINIKDSAKKVAEISKLYGLNVDPSAKIEDISVGMQQRVEILKTLYRGAEILIFDEPTASLTPQEIDELIRIMHKLIEEGKSIILITHKLQEIMSVSDRVTVIRKGEGIGTVITEETNPEELATLMVGRQVTFKTEKKPAVPTEEILSIQDLIVADYRNVNKVKNLNLSVRRGEIVGLAGIDGNGQSELIEAITGLRKVKSGKIILGGKDITNRKPRTITETGLGHIPQDRHKHGLVLDFSVGYNAALQSYYQKPFSSNGLMNYKAVADHANKIIADYDVRTQGEHELARALSGGNQQKLIIGREVERNPDFLIAALPTRGLDVGAIEFIHRRLIEQRDQGKAVLLISFELDEVMNVSDKIAVIYDGAIVDTVTPAETTEQELGLFMAGHDKKEIAESKESPVLKEGDDKHV, encoded by the coding sequence GTGGAATACGTCATCGAGATGCTGAATATTGATAAGAAATTCGGCAATTTCTATGCGAACAAAAATATTACCCTTCAGCTGGAAAAGGGAGAAATCCATGCGTTGCTCGGCGAAAACGGTGCGGGTAAATCCACTCTGATGAACGTCCTGTTCGGCCTGTACCAGCCGGATGGCGGACAGATCAAAGTGAATGGCAAAGCAGTCAATATCACGGATCCGAATGTTGCCAACGATCTCGGGATCGGCATGGTCCACCAGCACTTCATGCTCGTTGAAAATCTGACAGTAACAGAAAACATCATCCTGGGCAGCGAACCGACCAAAGGCGGGAGGATCAACATCAAAGACTCCGCCAAGAAAGTTGCCGAGATTTCGAAGCTTTACGGATTGAATGTCGATCCGTCCGCTAAAATCGAGGATATTTCCGTCGGAATGCAGCAGCGTGTGGAAATTCTGAAAACGCTTTATCGCGGTGCGGAAATCCTGATATTCGATGAGCCGACAGCTTCCCTGACACCACAGGAAATCGATGAGCTGATCCGCATCATGCATAAGCTGATCGAAGAAGGGAAATCCATCATACTCATCACACACAAACTGCAGGAGATCATGTCGGTGTCCGACCGGGTGACAGTCATCCGGAAGGGCGAAGGGATTGGAACGGTGATCACCGAAGAGACCAATCCGGAAGAACTTGCAACCCTGATGGTCGGACGCCAGGTGACGTTCAAGACGGAAAAGAAACCGGCAGTGCCGACCGAAGAAATCCTGTCGATACAGGACCTGATAGTGGCGGACTACCGCAATGTCAACAAAGTCAAAAACCTGAATCTTTCTGTCCGGAGAGGCGAAATTGTCGGGCTGGCAGGTATCGACGGCAACGGTCAGTCTGAGCTGATCGAGGCGATCACCGGTCTGCGCAAAGTTAAATCCGGGAAGATCATCCTCGGCGGCAAGGATATTACAAACCGCAAACCGCGGACGATTACAGAGACAGGTCTCGGCCATATTCCGCAAGACCGCCACAAACACGGTCTCGTCCTCGACTTCAGTGTCGGGTATAACGCCGCCCTGCAGTCGTATTACCAGAAACCGTTTTCGTCGAACGGTCTCATGAACTACAAAGCTGTCGCCGACCATGCCAATAAGATCATCGCGGACTATGATGTCCGGACACAGGGGGAGCACGAACTGGCCAGAGCCCTGTCCGGCGGTAACCAGCAGAAGCTGATCATCGGGCGGGAAGTCGAACGCAATCCTGATTTCCTGATTGCCGCTCTGCCGACGCGCGGACTGGATGTCGGAGCTATCGAATTCATCCACAGACGTCTCATCGAGCAGCGGGACCAGGGGAAGGCTGTCCTGCTCATCTCCTTCGAGCTGGATGAAGTCATGAATGTGTCCGATAAGATTGCGGTCATCTACGACGGAGCCATCGTCGATACGGTAACACCGGCAGAAACAACAGAGCAGGAACTTGGACTGTTCATGGCCGGTCATGACAAAAAAGAAATTGCTGAAAGTAAGGAAAGCCCTGTTTTGAAAGAAGGTGACGACAAGCATGTCTAA
- a CDS encoding BMP family lipoprotein, whose amino-acid sequence MSKRRFGLALSLVLAAGTVLGACGSDKDDSKGNDKGSASGGDKSSEFSVAMVTDVGGIDDKSFNQSAWKGIQEFGESNDLKKGDGGFDYLQSQSDADYTTNLNALARRDFNLVFGVGFLMEDAIDSIATQQKDTEFAIIDGVVDQPNVASILFKEQEGAYLAGVAAALMTKSDKIGFVGGMEIPVIERFEVGFLEGVKAVKPDLKVDVQYTGAFDKAELGKAAANRMYSEGVDIIFHAAGGSGNGVFSEAKERKSADKDAYVWVIGVDSDQYDEGQVGDDNVTLTSMLKRVDNAVNDVAELAKEDKFPGGETKVYGLHDEGVALADSRGAIPEDVLAKIDEYSKKIADGEIEVPGEK is encoded by the coding sequence ATGAGTAAACGCAGATTCGGTCTTGCCCTGTCCCTCGTACTTGCTGCAGGCACAGTGTTGGGAGCTTGTGGTTCAGACAAGGATGACAGCAAGGGGAATGACAAAGGCTCAGCTTCTGGCGGAGACAAGTCTTCTGAATTCTCTGTGGCTATGGTTACAGATGTCGGCGGTATCGACGATAAGTCGTTCAACCAATCCGCTTGGAAAGGGATTCAGGAATTCGGTGAATCGAATGATCTTAAGAAAGGCGACGGCGGCTTCGATTACCTGCAATCACAAAGTGACGCAGACTACACAACAAACTTGAATGCGCTTGCACGACGCGACTTCAATCTTGTATTCGGAGTAGGTTTCCTGATGGAAGATGCTATCGACTCGATCGCAACTCAGCAGAAGGACACTGAGTTTGCAATCATTGACGGCGTAGTGGACCAGCCGAACGTTGCAAGCATCCTCTTCAAGGAGCAGGAAGGTGCCTACCTCGCTGGAGTTGCAGCTGCTCTCATGACGAAATCGGACAAAATCGGTTTTGTCGGCGGTATGGAAATCCCGGTCATCGAGCGTTTCGAAGTCGGTTTCCTTGAAGGCGTCAAAGCAGTGAAGCCAGATCTTAAAGTGGATGTCCAGTACACTGGCGCGTTCGATAAGGCGGAACTTGGTAAAGCAGCAGCGAACCGTATGTATTCCGAAGGTGTGGATATCATCTTCCACGCTGCCGGCGGATCAGGAAACGGTGTGTTCAGTGAAGCGAAAGAACGCAAGTCAGCTGACAAAGACGCTTATGTATGGGTCATCGGTGTCGACTCCGACCAGTACGACGAAGGACAGGTCGGCGATGACAACGTAACACTCACTTCCATGCTGAAGCGTGTGGACAATGCGGTTAACGACGTCGCTGAATTGGCGAAAGAAGACAAGTTCCCTGGCGGCGAAACAAAAGTCTACGGTCTCCATGACGAAGGGGTGGCACTTGCTGACTCCCGCGGTGCGATTCCGGAAGACGTTCTTGCAAAAATCGACGAATACAGCAAGAAAATCGCTGACGGCGAAATTGAAGTACCAGGTGAAAAGTAA